ctatgaaaaggtaccttattgtcgatggcgcttacgccgcacagcgtcgcgcggcattgtatttatatctgagCATTGTTTGTAATGGCGtatgcgccatcgacaataaggcccctttttatagaaaataccacaattattttcgttgtcttgtttctgaccactctgtcacgcttctattttattgtcttttatcaaataaataaaaaaagttgagtgctattgcatgtctttctagctgtagattataatttgagaaatattaaaaactaaatttcaccccatacgaaaagctccactccgtcacatatTTTGGGACCAAAAACAAACAACGAATAGGATTTTGACGCAGCTGTCAAAtgtttaagataagataagataagataagatatatttatttgcaaaaatgtagtggtaaacatagttggacagtgggtaattttaagtgcgtacattttacttaaagaagcatgcaaacATTCCTTATTAACTATTTTCTATTAGAGCTGCGTAATTATTATTTCGCAATTCGGCGGCGTcgatattttaataaacgtTTTGACTAACACATTCACCTGTATAAGGCTAACCGCAAAAACATCCTGTATAGTACGAAAAtagaaaacatattattataagaatgtgtacataatataatattttatataaacttttttttaaatataattccaTAAAGTGCTAGCTTTTTAAGAGTCAATTATGCataaaaatattgcttatttaATGCGTCTACGAAAAATTCAATAGGAAATATAAGAAAATTACACATATACAATCCAAAATTGTTGAGCGATTTGTGTATGTATAAgaaatattgtatacaaataTACTGTGATATTACGGCATTCggaattttaagaataatattgATTTTCATTGATCTTTGGTGATTACTTTAACTTtcacttaaataataaacaaaatattaacaaaaaaaaaacagtacctacttaagtacatttttgttcttagtaataaaaattaaataacctaTCATGTTAAAGTTAGTACATAATTCGTGTTTTAAATCTGACTGCAGTATTATAATGTACTCTGGCAAATGTACTTTGTCAGAAGAAAAAgtcgcgaaattaaaattttctacgggtttacccttcgcgcctacatttttaaatttgccgcctttttctactgacaaaaatggcttgccagactatatattttttccttatttGTCTTTTTTATAGATTGGAGGAAATTAAAAgcaaatatgtggtattttctataaaaagggaccttattgtcgatggcgcttacgccattataaacgatgctccgaaataaatacaatgccgcgcgacgctgttcggcgtaagcgccatcgacaataaggtcccttttcatagaaaataccacatatagtatttttcatataCTTTAAAGATACAGCAGTCGGTTTCTTTGTTAtccttataattatataaattagcTAACTAATATATAACATTTTAGAATATATCTATTTGCAGCTCATCGTTACTTTGTTCAGGGCATagtttatacagggtgaaaaaccaccagccatactctgcagtgactttataggtcatactgaacaacttttattatggaaccaaggggtcatccattaatttctaggttttttgaccccgccctccctccttgtcacacttggtcacatttggcaaacccccacccccacccccggtgtgacgtcacattttttcaacgaaatcggcaaatctaattaagtattttagtattttattaaaatatttttgacaaaataaatatttttaattttataacccaaaactgattaggaaagaaaatattaaacgaataaaaacgattactGATGAAGTGACGTCAAAGTTTGTGATTCCCCCCTCCCCGTTGTCACATCATGTttcattttcttgaccccctccctccccctaaacgtgtgatgtaattaatagaTGACCCCCAAtgccaaaatcgcgaaaaaaaattggctgtttcatacaccGGCTGATGTGATGGTGATGCATctgatttctatgggagggcaaaatttttttcgtaatttcggcattggtcccatagtaaaagttgttcagcatGACCTATACAGTCACTATTCGTTATggctggtggttaaaatttcaccctgtatactaaagtaaaagaaaatgaACTAACCAATAAAGGTAAATTGATTTTAAAAGCAGTAAGTAGTTTAAATTATCCTacattttccatacaattagATTCCACTACATCCtatttaatgataaaaaaagagaattttaattttcaacGACTAGCCAGTGAAGAAATTTAATGTGTCTAATAGAAATTTGGTAAGAACAAATATCAATACCATGCGAGTTTAatattcatacatttgctagTTGCGTTTATTGGCAAACGTATGAACTCGCAATTAACACTTATCAATGATCGACGAtacgaggccgaaggccgaaatCGGATGATCTAAGCCCAACTTTTTGACCCGAGGCCTACACTCTTCGTTGACCGGGATGTATGACACATATAATGCACTTTTAAGTCGCAGTTTGTAGATCGCCGATCTAatctaatgagggctaccgtttttatgCTCACCAGGTGGCGCTACTGTAGATTaagtccagaaaaacagatctcaaaattcttctatgcttatttttataaaatcaatacgttctaatatacacaaaggtattttatcgtctaaatgtgtaattttttcaacatgtttaattttgcatatattttagtttgcactttttttaaaccactaacatttattgagctatatgtttgtttaccatgattaattaaagatggacaaagatttaccacaaattaatgaataaggagtgaaaattcccgataccATCAGCTCTTACCATGAGGTGAtccatctgctcgtttgcctcctatttcataaaaaaaaaaaaaatgaaacccccaaaacttatatgcatttgacattttgaaagacctccatgtACACTAGCGACCCCAGCGGCGAAAATAAATGCGGGGAGCCCTCATTGTCAAAGGATAGGTACACTGATACGCAGTGCCAATGAAATATGGTCAGTTTAGCAAATAATACATACTACTAGGACAGCTTACTCGTAACATATGCAGTGGAGTAGTTTAGTACCCTTCCCTGGGCGGAGTGGCGACGGTGACGGCCGCGGTGGTCTGCTTGGACACGACGCGCGAGCCCTGCGCGAGGccgccggcgcgcgcggcgcggaaCTTCATGAACGCGTCGATGGCGTACGCGAACATCGCTGCGTAGCCGAAGAACtgcaccgaaaaaaaaatctggttGTTGTAACgagaattagcctcatgcatgaagtttatatttgaacgaaatatattttattcggatgtttgttaccgttatatcatgttacaaatgcatttccgtttttaaattaccatttaattacttaaaattataaataaaaatacaaaaattttgcccgcgaaaagctagtgagcgaaacgccacgtgacgtcacgcgttcgacagattagtgtcattagtagcaaacgtcagttgggccgcccaacgtgtgacgtcatcacgctctgtcgaattcgcgccaaaaattatgagcgtttcaaccgctcaaaaattttacaacattttaaatattttttaataaaataatgttaaggtttacaaaagtatttttatcatttccggtgttccaacgataaaaattatgaatccaaaaataaaaataaattcatgcatggagctaattcggTAGACCCTACAATTTTTATCGTAGTATATGTGACAACTCTACAGATAGTAAACTCAAaactattatcatagagtaacttatacggagttatatctatctttgctattatattaacaaattgATCATTGCCCGTTAGAAACGGATTGTAATCGCTTCAAATCAAATggttggctaaacagaaaaaaaatgttaggagaacgcaaaatttgttacaagaacaaattcccatttacaatacattctggtagtattgtaaaaaatatttttttccgtgtGAAaggaaattgtacaaatttcATACGATCcgatacgatcatttattgataaaaaatatttttacacgtcatacttaaagcacagggcggacacgctatacattaaataaaaccggccaagtgcgagtcggactcgcgcaccgagggttccgtactttttagtcatcatcattcgcttgcccttgtcccattcacttggggtaggcgcagcatgtctttttcttccatacctccgtaatttttagtatttgttgttatagcggcaacagaaatacatcattagtgaaaatttcaactgtctagctatcacggttcatgagatacagcctggtgatagacggacagacagagcggagtcttagtaatagggtcacatttttaccctttgggtacggaaccgtagaAAGATGTCttcaaaaactattttatcattttatatatgatgatgatgataaacgATGATCTTGTCTATGactatcaacgatcatcgccgatagtgtagaggcataaaataaataataataaaataaaaatcgtttatttcagatctgcattgatccataacggtgttagtatataaaaaaaaacctaaaaactatgttaagtattaaattaattaataatattacaactaatagtgttcgtttgtctatcttgatctgtttattgtttcattctcaattgctcaaaggttgactggaagagatcccttatagggataagtccgcctttgtacattgtatatatttatgttcttttattgtgtttgtaatctgtcttatgtaataaagtgtttacatacatacatacaacaacaaaaaaaaaagaatgcgACATTTGATGAAACACTGCTGATGAAGACTATACAATCATGTCAATGATTGAACATATCTTGAATTCTGTTATTTTTGAAACTCACCGCGGCGGCAGAGTAGCCGGCGTTATCGTACACGGAGACGACCAGACTGGACGCCACTAAGTAGAAGAAGGCCCACAAGCCGCAGAACCCGAGCTCCATCCTCAGCCACGGGATTTTGTAGAATTTCTCCACAAGGTGGAACAGGTATAGGCCGAGTAGGATGCCGGTGAACCTGAACGAATTGATTCGTTAACTTCATTCTTGAAAAGCTTGTTAGGTTGGTTGACAACCAAAGTcaataataatagtacatttcacacgtgttgtaaacgacgttttttaatacaattgcgaaaaaataataaattaatatatcattagtagaatcataccaccaaaccaaaccaaaaccaaaagtacctatacagcccttgatagttgagctgccgcagcccgcgataccttcatactcgtgcgcgccccggccgcggccgccgcgggcccggcgcgggttggtcaacgacaccgaggagtaacgagtgaggccccagtacctgctcaagctatacagcccttgatacttgagctgccgcagcccgcgataccttcatactcgtgcgcgccccggccgcggccgccgcgggcccggcgcgggttgctcaacgacaccgaggagtaacgagtgaggccccagtacctgctcaagctatacagcccttgatacttgagctgccgcagcccgcgataccttcatactcgtgcgcgccccggccgcggccgccgcgggcccggcgcgggttgctcaacgacaccgaggagtaacgagtgaggccccagtacctgctcaagctaaattacataaaaactgcgtttcgaaactatagtttggaactaaaaagtaaaaagcactagttcgagaaattgagcttctcgcacgctacgcagccacaaaaagtaccactttttgagcaactgtattaaaaaagaatAATTAAAGGAACcataaaatcaggtaactacagtccttaagtacaactatgatccagtttttaacgttgattcttaacTAGCCTTcatgatttgtactcgttacattcGTTTTGGAACTTAGATACACTAATGCCCTTCCTATATTATagagggtggctaaaaaataagtgcattcccgttgccagggaggttttgggattatactgagtaacttttaccaTGGGacaaaccacgaaatcgcagcacaggcattagtgcctgatctgctattaaatttcacaaacgtcatctcgatcacttaaaaaaaatatatataatacgaaataaaaataaaagagctgcatttccgtgatcgttatgacgaatactatcggataaaaatataatttgcctaacttcaaaaaactttacctacccaattgcaAACCCTATTGTAAGAATCAGTGCTGCAACAAAAACACGCACGCACGCGCGCGCTTacaaaccatagacatagtatagtacttatagacatgaaaccgagcgaccaggggtaaaagAAGgatacatattcatgtattgacaggttaattttctttttctctttcacttataaatttcggtatttcgccatcgcctcctacctatgctcatgctgccataacccgaccatgaaaaaaaaacccggtcggtgataaggacaaagcatggcactattttctctttcctcttataggaatcgcaataaaactatctttctctatcaaagagtgtcaggcccttgttacaaacacacacacacatacacataagTAGAGGCAATCAGCACATACCAGAAGGCGATCATAGAAATCCATGAGTAATATGAGCCGTATCCCCTGTACTGGTAGCGAGCGGCTTGCACGCTGATGAAACCCAGCAGGCTAGACACCTGGAAACATAATAGAGCCGGTTAAGTAAgccagtaaagggttaagtaggtaagtttaggtttaagataaagttaagttacagcttacacaaacacaaaggagcctcgtctgccaacaaaccactgtgtggtttggcagaagaacatatgtatttagttgtatgttagaattttttaataaacgttttatttatttatttatttttaattttttctttccGTCAGATTTTGACAAAATTTGGTAAGTATGAAGAGCTCCTCCTTTTGGGCGGAATCAACACGAAATCCCAACAAAAAAGTATGTAATTTTTTCGTCGAGTTACGAAatatacagtctggcaaaaaagagtagaaattaaaatacaatttcataaatattacaatattcaAAATCTTGTAGTTTTTCTTACAGTGATTAGGAGATTAAGTGTCATATGAGCTATGTGAAAGAAGGACTATGGTatggtaaaaaaataacaaactacTTAGTGGTTCTGTGAGTTGTAATCACAGCAAACCCTACGTAGAGCGGGTCGAACCTGATGTTGGTCTGCACCGCGGTGCTGGACGGGACCGTCCAAGGAGCCCCGCCTCTTGGTGGGGTTGACCAATAGATATAGAACAGTACTCACAACTTGAACCACTTTGAGTATGCCCGGCGCTGTCCGCACGTAGAGCGGGTCGAACCTGATGTTGGTCTGCACCGCGGTGCTGGACGGGACCGTCCAAGGAGCCCCGCCTCTTGGTGGGGTTGACCAATAGATATAGAACAGTACTCACAACTTGAACCACTTTGAGTATGCCCGGCGCTGTCCGCACGTAGAGCGGGTCGAACCTGATGTTGGTCTGCACCGTGGTGCTGGACGGGACCGTCTGAGGAACCCCGCCACTTGGTGTGGTTGACCAATAGATATAGAACAGTACTTACAACTTGAACCACTTTAAGTATGCCCGGCGCTGTCCGCACGTAGAGCGGGTCGAACCTGATGTTGGTCTGCACCGTGGTGCTGGACGGGACCGTCCGAGGAACCCCGCCACTTGGTGTGGTTGACCAATAGATATAGAACAGTACTTACAACTTGGACCACTTTGAGTATACCCGGCGCTGTCCGCACGTAGAGCGGGTCGAACCTGATGTTGGTCTGCACCGTGGTGCTGGACGGGACCGTCCGAGGAACCCCGCCACTTGGTGTGGTTGACTTGGACCACTTTGAGTATACCCGGCGCTGTCCGCACGTAGAGCGGGTCGAACCTGATGTTGGTCTGCAACGTGGTGCTGGACGGGACCGTCCGAGGAACCCCGCCACTTGGTGTGGTTGACCAATAGAACAGTACTTACAACTTGAACCACTTTGAGTATGCCCGGCGCTGTCCGCACGTAGAGCGGGTCGAACCTGATGTTGGTCTGCACCGTGGTGCTGGACGTGACCGTTGTGGTCGTCGTGTGCTGCCCGGGGAACCCCAcctccgccatcttggattacTGGGAAAAAAGAAAAGTTCTATTAGTGGAAATCAAAATATTCATCCATTGATAAGGTGTGTAAAGTCTGAGATAAATTTGTgattcgaatttgacagctgaTATAGATTGCGCAGTACGGCTTCGTtcgtacattattattattatttaatacaaacAGGCatctgatgctggtacgtctaaatcgtAGTTCACTTAGCACGATTTCAAGGTTTTGGATAGTTTGTcaagtctatttttaaattggttCACACTAAAGCTCTATCTATGTGCACACACGGCGGGAGCGGGCTTGTGAGCGTGCATGCGCGGGCGTGTGAGCGTGCGTGCGCGGGCGTGTGAGCGGGCTCGCGACGGCCCGCGGTGCAGTGTAAATGCTTGGCGGCGGATCCGAgatacggcgcgattcgggaaataaattagagattcactacaccttatggcggttggcgcttacgctattaataacgccgctccaattaatatagGATGGCgcttacccgtgggacgtcacatatctttactgt
This DNA window, taken from Cydia strobilella chromosome 4, ilCydStro3.1, whole genome shotgun sequence, encodes the following:
- the LOC134740515 gene encoding plasmolipin, with translation MAEVGFPGQHTTTTTVTSSTTVQTNIRFDPLYVRTAPGILKVVQVVSSLLGFISVQAARYQYRGYGSYYSWISMIAFWFTGILLGLYLFHLVEKFYKIPWLRMELGFCGLWAFFYLVASSLVVSVYDNAGYSAAAFFGYAAMFAYAIDAFMKFRAARAGGLAQGSRVVSKQTTAAVTVATPPREGY